One part of the Glycine max cultivar Williams 82 chromosome 14, Glycine_max_v4.0, whole genome shotgun sequence genome encodes these proteins:
- the LOC100815267 gene encoding uncharacterized protein, whose product MWREGALLVVLLLLLLLVQQNCATKDEQEHGCPPSSCGKITSITYPFRLKGDPKSCGHNRYELACENNVTVLYLYSGKYHVQAINYNNFTVRVVDPGVQQQNYSSLPRYFLSQSNFSDSYSDATDPYQAGLKPINNWAWLIFQHVVFMNCSHPVTYNRKYVDTAPCVNSDSKGYYIYSIAGDLKAHDFEVGCHVKLVALTSWWGFDTNNHSYTAMHTGLVYGFEISWMHLACENHCRYKYGRLYRYGYGNGNRYCYFDYSIQNLRCPLCNRQRSRIICGILEILLFVAGGKNFIILIYLSFNYYITKN is encoded by the exons ATGTGGAGAGAGGGAGCGTTATTGGTGGTCCTGCTGCTGCTGCTCCTCCTAGTCCAGCAAAATTGTGCTACCAAGGATGAGCAAGAGCATGGTTGCCCTCCTTCTTCCTGTGGCAAAATCACCAGCATAACTTATCCATTTCGATTAAAAGGTGACCCAAAAAGTTGCGGCCACAACAGGTACGAGCTAGCTTGTGAAAATAATGTTACAGTGTTATATTTGTACTCCGGGAAATATCATGTACAGGCAATCAACTACAACAACTTCACAGTCCGAGTGGTTGATCCCGGAGTTCAACAACAAAACTACTCTTCCCTTCCACGCTATTTCTTGTCACAATCCAATTTCAGTGATTCCTATAGTGACGCCACGGATCCATACCAAGCCGGTCTAAAACCAATTAACAATTGGGCATGGCTCATTTTCCAGCATGTAGTGTTTATGAATTGTAGCCACCCAGTGACCTACAATCGTAAATATGTGGATACTGCTCCCTGCGTCAACTCTGACTCCAAAGGCTATTACATATACTCTATTGCTGGTGACTTAAAAGCACATGACTTTGAAGTTGGTTGTCACGTAAAGCTGGTTGCTCTCACATCTTGGTGGGGTTTCGACACAAACAATCATTCCTACACTGCCATGCACACGGGGCTAGTCTACGGATTCGAGATTTCATGGATGCACCTCGCCTGTGAGAATCATTGTCGATATAAATATGGACGTTTATATAGATATGGATATGGAAATGGAAATAGATACTGCTATTTCGACTATTCCATCCAGAACCTTCGATGCCCTCTGTGTAATCGCCAACGTTCCCGCATTATATGTG GAATACTGGAAATACTGCTATTCGTTGCCGGTGGTAAGAATTTTATCATCTTAATTTACCTATCCTTTAATTATTACATTACCAAGAATTAG
- the LOC121173411 gene encoding rust resistance kinase Lr10 gives MVIMLLWPCKLLFGVPLFITLFIRKWRKRHMSIYESIENYLEQNNLMPIRYSYKEIKKMTGGFKEKLGEGGYGYVFKGKLCSGSCVAIKMLGKSKGNGQDFISEVATAGRIHHQNVVQLIGFCVQGSKRALVYEFMPNGSLDKLIFSKDGSIHLSYDKIYNISIGVARGIAYLHHGCEMQILHFDIKPHNILLDENFTPKVSDFGLAKLYPIDNSIVTMTTTRGTIGYMAPELFYNNIGGISHKADVYSYGMLLMEMASKRKNLNPHAERSSQLFFPFWIYNHIGDEEDIEMEDVTEEEKKIAKKMIIVALWCIQLKPNDRPSMNKVVEMLEGDIENLEIPPKPSLYPGEMITKDEKINTNEIISSDFSSSYCSM, from the coding sequence ATGGTCATTATGTTATTATGGCCATGCAAACTTTTGTTTGGGGTGCCACTGTTTATTACACTTTTTATACGTAAATGGAGAAAAAGACATATGTCAATATACGAAAGTATTGAAAATTATCTAGAACAAAATAATTTGATGCCTATTAGATACTCATACAAGGAAATTAAGAAGATGACCGGAGGttttaaagaaaagttgggtGAAGGAGGATATGGCTATGTGTTCAAGGGAAAATTGTGTAGCGGGTCTTGTGTAGCAATAAAAATGTTAGGTAAATCAAAAGGAAATGGCCAAGATTTTATTAGTGAAGTTGCAACCGCCGGAAGAATACATCATCAAAATGTAGTACAATTAATTGGATTTTGTGTCCAGGGGTCAAAACGTGCTCTTGTCTATGAATTCATGCCCAATGGATCTCTtgataaacttattttttccaAAGATGGAAGTATACATTTAAGCTAtgacaaaatatataacatatcaATTGGAGTGGCTCGTGGAATTGCTTATCTCCACCATGGGTGTGAGATGCAGATTTTGCATTTCGATATCAAGCCTCACAACATCCTATTAGATGAaaacttcaccccaaaggtctCTGACTTTGGATTAGCAAAGCTATATCCAATTGATAATAGCATTGTCACAATGACAACAACAAGGGGTACAATTGGGTATATGGCTCcagaattattttataataatattggaGGAATATCCCATAAGGCTGATGTTTATAGCTATGGAATGCTTTTGATGGAGATGGCAAGCAAGAGGAAAAATCTAAATCCCCATGCAGAGCGTTCAAGccaacttttctttcccttttggaTTTATAATCATATTGGAGATGAGGAAGATATAGAAATGGAAGATGTCACAgaggaggaaaagaaaatagCAAAGAAGATGATCATAGTTGCACTTTGGTGTATACAATTGAAACCGAATGATCGTCCCTCAATGAATAAAGTAGTCGAAATGCTTGAAGGAGACATTGAGAACTTGGAAATACCTCCAAAGCCATCTTTATATCCAGGTGAAATGATCACAAAGGATGAAAAAATCAACACTAACGAGATAATATCAAGTGACTTCAGTAGTTCTTATTGTTCTATGTAA